The window AGATCGAGTCCGGTGAGGCCGTTTTCGAGCAAGTGCCGGCCAAGGTGTTTTTCAGTCTGTTGGTGCAGAACACCCGTGAAGGGTTCTTCTGCGACCCGATCCACGGGGGCAACCGCGGCATGGTCGGCTGGACGCAGATCGGCTTTCCGGGTGCCCGGGCGGATTTCATGGACTGGGTCGAGCGCAACGAACCTTACCCGTTCCCGGCAGTATCGATTCGCGGCGAGAGGGCGTAACCCATGGCCAACGCAATGAAAAAGGTCGACGCGGTGATCGTCGGTTTCGGCTGGGCCGGTGCGATCATGGCCAAGGAGCTCACCGAGGCCGGGCTGCACGTCGTGGCGCTGGAGCGCGGACCGATGCAGGACACCTACCCGGAAGGCAGCTATCCGCAGGTCATCGATGAGCTGACCTACAGTGTGCGCAAGAAGCTGTTCGTCGATGTCTCGAAAGAGACAGTCACCATCCGCCACAGCGTCAATGACGTGGCACTGCCCAATCGACAACTGGGGGCCTTCCTGCCGGGCAAGGGCGTCGGTGGCGCGGGGCTGCACTGGTCCGGCGTGCATTTCCGGGTCGACCCGATCGAGCTGCGCATGCGCAGCCACTATGAGGAGCGCTATGGCAAGCGCTTCATTCCCGAAGGCATGACCATCCAGGACTTCGGTGTCAGCTACGAGGAGCTCGAGCCCTATTTCGACTTCGCGGAAAAGGTCTTTGGCACCTCGGGCCAAGCCTGGACTGTCAAGGGCGAGCTCGTTGGCGAAGGCAAGGGCGGCAACCCCTACGCACCGGACCGCTCCAACCCGTTCCCGCTGCCCGCGCAGAAGAACGTGGTGTCGGCCCGGCTGTTCGAACAGGCGGCCAGCCACCTGGGCTACAAGCCCTACAACCTGCCTTCGGCCAACACCTCCGGGCCCTACACCAACCCCTATGGCGCGCAGATGGGACCGTGCAACTTCTGCGGCTTCTGCAGTGGCTACGTATGCTACATGTACTCCAAGGCCTCGCCGAACGTGAACATCCTGCCGGCGTTGCGCCAGGTGCCGAATTTCGAGCTGCGGGCCAACGCCCATGTGCTGCGGGTGAATCTCGACGACAGCAAGCGCAAGGCGACCGGCGTGACCTACATCGATGCCCAGGGGCGTGAAGTCGAGCAGCCGGCGGACATCGTCATTCTTTCCGCCTTCCAGTTCAACAACGTGCGCCTGATGCTGCTGTCCGGCATTGGCAAGCCTTACGACCCGATCAAGAACGAAGGGGTCGTGGGCCGCAACTTCGCCTACCAGAA of the Pseudomonas vanderleydeniana genome contains:
- a CDS encoding GMC family oxidoreductase, translating into MANAMKKVDAVIVGFGWAGAIMAKELTEAGLHVVALERGPMQDTYPEGSYPQVIDELTYSVRKKLFVDVSKETVTIRHSVNDVALPNRQLGAFLPGKGVGGAGLHWSGVHFRVDPIELRMRSHYEERYGKRFIPEGMTIQDFGVSYEELEPYFDFAEKVFGTSGQAWTVKGELVGEGKGGNPYAPDRSNPFPLPAQKNVVSARLFEQAASHLGYKPYNLPSANTSGPYTNPYGAQMGPCNFCGFCSGYVCYMYSKASPNVNILPALRQVPNFELRANAHVLRVNLDDSKRKATGVTYIDAQGREVEQPADIVILSAFQFNNVRLMLLSGIGKPYDPIKNEGVVGRNFAYQNMGTVKAFFDKDTYTNNFIGAGGNGIAIDDFNADNFDHGPHGFVGGSPMWVNQAGSRPIAGIANPPGTPAWGSAWKKATADYYTHQVSMDAHGAHQSYRGNYLDLDPTYRDAYGQPLLRMTFDWQENDIRMNQFMVDKLSKIAQAMNPKSIAILGKKVKEHFNTASYQTTHLNGGAIMGTDPKTSALNRYLQSWDVHNVFVPGASAFPQGLGYNPTGLVAALTYWSARAIREQYLKNPGPLVQA